A region from the Rosa rugosa chromosome 6, drRosRugo1.1, whole genome shotgun sequence genome encodes:
- the LOC133714733 gene encoding L-type lectin-domain containing receptor kinase VIII.1-like, whose product MGKFTISSCSFPFIFLLFPFYSLTLTLTLIAKPISSSSLQALNTTNPQNFDSEIALFGDAADGGSYVNLTRGSASSSGLLLRRKPFKVADANLSNPASFSSELIFSITPGNGDGIVVVFVPGDLGSRFSGKGPFGLDGENRFLGIEFDTEMNENVNDVNANHIGVNVGSFVSLTVGNVTALNLVLNSGEKMKSWIDYDASSKRLEIRLSKLGEPRPYNPIVAHAIDLLAMWKDKDVYVGISSSNSNGSSSQISSVYSWSFRMRKVPRMHSLPVNLRGYLDDQHGGNPGLHKRMACPLSILAGIIFMTGCGALVSFVMLFLWAIIVNRHTVFPAEVLPDEFPVKPNPTDFRYEKISVVVEEDADADGVKK is encoded by the coding sequence ATGGGTAAGTTCACCATTTCCAGCTGCAGTTTCCCCTTCATTTTTCTCCTCTTCCCCTTCTActccctaaccctaaccctaaccctaattgcAAAACCCATTTCCTCTTCTTCGCTCCAAGCCCTTAACACCACCAACCCCCAAAATTTCGATTCCGAAATTGCCCTCTTCGGCGACGCCGCGGACGGCGGCTCTTACGTGAACCTCACGCGCGGATCGGCCTCAAGCTCCGGTCTTCTCCTCCGCCGAAAGCCCTTTAAAGTCGCGGACGCGAATCTCAGCAATCCGGCGTCGTTTTCGTCCGAATTGATCTTCTCGATCACGCCCGGCAACGGCGATGGTATTGTCGTCGTTTTCGTTCCCGGCGATTTGGGCTCGAGGTTCTCCGGTAAGGGCCCGTTTGGGCTTGACGGTGAGAATCGATTTCTGGGTATTGAATTCGATACTGAAATGAATGAAAATGTGAATGATGTGAATGCGAATCATATAGGGGTGAATGTGGGTAGCTTTGTATCTCTGACTGTTGGGAATGTTACTGCATTGAATTTGGTGCTTAATAGTGgagaaaagatgaaatcttGGATTGATTATGATGCTAGTTCGAAAAGATTAGAGATAAGGTTGAGTAAGTTGGGTGAACCAAGGCCTTATAATCCGATTGTTGCGCATGCCATAGATTTGTTGGCAATGTGGAAAGATAAGGATGTGTATGTAGGGATAAGCTCGTCGAATTCGAATGGCAGTTCCTCGCAGATTAGTAGTGTGTATTCTTGGAGTTTTAGGATGAGAAAGGTTCCGAGGATGCATTCGCTTCCGGTGAATCTGAGGGGTTATTTGGATGATCAGCATGGTGGAAATCCGGGTCTGCATAAGAGGATGGCTTGTCCATTGTCAATTCTTGCTGGGATTATATTCATGACTGGGTGTGGAGCTCTGGTTTCATTTGTCATGCTGTTTTTGTGGGCTATAATTGTTAACAGGCACACGGTTTTCCCTGCTGAAGTGCTCCCAGATGAGTTTCCGGTGAAGCCTAATCCTACGGATTTCAGGTATGAGAAGATCAGTGTAGTTGTAGAGGAAGATGCAGATGCAGATGGTGTTAAGAAGTAG
- the LOC133716886 gene encoding F-box/kelch-repeat protein At3g23880-like — protein MKKKGNHGDGHLLPDDIIVEILIHVPVKTLIICSSVSRGWRHLIYGPQFSKTHFKLASEQKTLGQTLLLSTGLVTQSFEVLETNLLSRVKNLTFPFKQKDQEAIQLIGPCNGLVCAGQWSFSNKIYRSFSIWNPSTGFFSNLPEHPVRGSEGARNKGTTYEQYGFGYVSSIDGYKVVIIRFVDAIASTVSSDKLSRKAAIFSVRNNFWKTIEAPPHLQYLRQNSGALLNETLHWVDMNLNDTTTITAFDLAKEEFR, from the coding sequence ATGAAGAAGAAGGGGAATCATGGTGATGGTCACCTCCTCCCTGATGATATTATTGTGGAAATTTTAATACATGTGCCCGTCAAAACTTTGATTATTTGCAGCAGCGTTTCAAGAGGGTGGCGACATTTAATATATGGCCCTCAGTTCTCCAAAACCCACTTCAAATTAGCATCTGAGCAGAAAACCCTTGGTCAGACCCTCCTTCTCTCCACTGGCTTGGTAACTCAATCCTTTGAGGTCTTGGAAACCAACTTGCTGTCTAGGGTCAAAAATCTTACCTTCCCATTCAAGCAAAAAGACCAGGAGGCTATACAACTTATTGGACCATGCAATGGTTTGGTATGTGCAGGTCAATGGTCGTTTTCTAATAAAATTTATAGAAGTTTCTCTATCTGGAACCCGTCTACTGGATTTTTCAGCAATTTACCAGAACACCCGGTTCGGGGATCAGAGGGAGCTAGGAATAAAGGGACGACTTATGAACAATATGGTTTTGGTTATGTTTCGTCAATCGATGGTTACAAAGTTGTTATCATACGTTTTGTTGATGCGATTGCATCTACTGTTTCTTCTGACAAGCTTTCACGCAAGGCAGCGATCTTCTCAGTGAGAAACAACTTTTGGAAGACTATCGAAGCCCCTCCTCACCTGCAATACTTGCGGCAGAACTCGGGAGCTCTTTTAAATGAAACACTCCATTGGGTCGACATGAACCTTAATGATACAACTACTATCACAGCTTTTGATTTGGCAAAGGAAGAATTCCGGTAA